In one window of Candidatus Binatia bacterium DNA:
- a CDS encoding glycosyl transferase translates to MPLLNKGDASANGSTWSESAKLAVAAAALGIGVAAAFFSTLGASPLIEPDEARYAEIAREMLVRGDWVTPTLNFVPYFEKPPLVYWLTTISLALFGQHDWAVRLWPALSGLVGVGCTARLAASMFGWPTGLLAGAILATTPLYFGMSQVLTLDMPLTAWCTASLVCAWFVLARVPGRPTIAVVVFWLALGLGVLTKGPVAVVLVLGTLVLYALAIGKPGVLVRLVWVPGIVLFLVVAVPWFVLLSWRHPEFVSFFFVEQHLARYARPWEHREPPWFYIPVLLAGTLPWCALSAWAMVRVPGKLTSVQLGREDLFLGLWFATVLLFFSVSGSKLATYILPALPPLAILFARFLGERLAPLGSKPYRVIGDAAWLLGLAVLGAARVVPIFSTHHRAQMLPAALVEGALLLLLGGLGLRLVASRWQGAPWALFAALVGLLWGIELVTFANRAVAEQYTPLAQAIRRQWAPGDRIVLYRHYTQGIPYYTGQRVVVVGAWGELDFGSRYDPQGEFFWKSEGRLVEEWRKSQRMFLVINAADLRALEDRLEPKPRAIARWGKKLVVVNF, encoded by the coding sequence ATGCCACTGCTGAACAAGGGTGACGCAAGCGCAAACGGTTCGACGTGGAGCGAATCGGCAAAACTCGCTGTGGCCGCAGCCGCGCTGGGTATCGGCGTGGCGGCCGCCTTTTTCAGCACGCTCGGCGCCAGTCCGCTCATCGAGCCTGACGAAGCGCGCTATGCGGAGATCGCGCGAGAAATGCTGGTGCGAGGCGACTGGGTGACGCCGACGTTGAACTTTGTCCCGTACTTTGAAAAGCCTCCCCTGGTTTATTGGCTGACGACCATAAGTCTGGCGCTGTTCGGGCAACACGATTGGGCCGTGAGGTTGTGGCCGGCCCTGTCGGGTTTGGTCGGTGTCGGCTGCACGGCCCGTTTAGCTGCCTCCATGTTCGGTTGGCCTACGGGGCTCTTGGCCGGGGCGATCTTGGCGACCACGCCCCTGTACTTTGGAATGAGTCAGGTTCTGACCCTCGATATGCCGCTGACCGCCTGGTGCACCGCCAGCTTGGTTTGTGCGTGGTTCGTGTTGGCGCGCGTGCCGGGGCGGCCGACGATAGCCGTAGTCGTATTTTGGCTCGCGCTGGGCCTCGGAGTATTGACAAAGGGGCCGGTTGCCGTGGTGCTCGTACTGGGTACGCTGGTGCTGTACGCGCTGGCAATCGGAAAGCCAGGTGTGCTGGTCCGGCTCGTGTGGGTGCCCGGCATCGTGCTGTTTTTGGTTGTTGCCGTACCTTGGTTCGTCCTCCTCAGTTGGCGGCATCCAGAGTTCGTCTCGTTTTTCTTTGTCGAGCAACACCTTGCTCGTTATGCCCGCCCGTGGGAGCATCGCGAGCCCCCATGGTTTTATATTCCTGTACTGTTGGCCGGCACGCTCCCGTGGTGCGCGTTGAGCGCATGGGCGATGGTTCGCGTGCCCGGAAAGCTGACTTCAGTGCAACTGGGTCGGGAAGATTTGTTTCTTGGGCTGTGGTTTGCGACGGTACTTCTTTTCTTTTCCGTTTCCGGGTCGAAGCTGGCAACCTACATTCTCCCAGCACTGCCGCCGTTAGCGATCTTGTTTGCCCGTTTCTTGGGCGAGCGCTTGGCTCCGTTGGGTTCGAAACCATATCGCGTCATCGGCGACGCTGCGTGGCTGTTGGGCTTGGCCGTTTTGGGGGCAGCACGGGTGGTACCCATCTTTTCCACCCACCATCGCGCGCAAATGCTGCCTGCGGCTTTGGTGGAAGGGGCTTTGCTGTTGCTGTTGGGCGGCTTGGGGTTGCGCTTGGTGGCCTCTCGCTGGCAGGGTGCGCCATGGGCGTTGTTCGCTGCTCTGGTCGGTTTGTTGTGGGGGATCGAGCTGGTAACGTTTGCCAATCGCGCTGTGGCGGAACAGTACACACCTCTGGCGCAAGCGATCCGAAGGCAATGGGCCCCAGGGGATCGCATCGTGTTGTACCGCCATTATACGCAGGGAATTCCGTACTACACGGGACAGCGAGTTGTCGTCGTCGGCGCGTGGGGGGAGCTGGATTTCGGGAGCCGATACGACCCACAGGGTGAGTTTTTCTGGAAAAGCGAAGGCAGGCTCGTGGAGGAGTGGCGCAAATCGCAGCGAATGTTTTTGGTGATCAATGCTGCGGATTTGCGGGCGTTGGAAGATCGGCTGGAGCCGAAGCCTCGTGCAATCGCCCGTTGGGGAAAAAAACTGGTTGTGGTGAACTTTTGA
- a CDS encoding glutamine--scyllo-inositol aminotransferase — protein MKESMRVPLLDLKREYASIREELSAEWARVLDRMHLLKGENVSAFEQEIAQYVGAGYGVGVASGTDALLLTVRALGIGPGDEVILHANAFVAALEAIHHNGGTPVLVDAAEDNFGPDVEQVAAAVTARTKAVIAVHLYGFPLALDELAHFCRTRGIALIEDCSHAHGARWRGKHVGTFGVAGCFSAGVVKNLGAYGDAGFVTTNEASLASKIRLLQAHGQARKNDHQLYGFNSRLDELQAAVLRVKLRHLDKRNARRRAIAAFYRERFADLPVRVPTEPEESECVYHQFVLRTAKRDALQSFLQESGVDTGVHYPVPLHRQPAWQASYYGYRDSFPRAEAYAAELLSLPVFPDLSDAEVEHVARAVRRFFLS, from the coding sequence ATGAAGGAATCGATGCGCGTGCCGTTGCTGGACCTCAAGCGCGAGTATGCATCCATCCGCGAGGAGTTGTCGGCGGAGTGGGCGCGGGTGTTGGACCGCATGCATCTGCTCAAGGGGGAGAATGTGTCTGCGTTCGAGCAGGAGATCGCGCAATATGTCGGAGCCGGATACGGGGTCGGGGTGGCGTCCGGGACCGATGCGTTGCTGCTCACTGTGCGCGCTCTGGGAATTGGACCCGGCGACGAAGTGATCCTGCACGCCAACGCGTTCGTAGCCGCTCTCGAAGCGATCCACCACAACGGCGGCACACCCGTTCTCGTGGATGCTGCCGAAGACAATTTTGGTCCGGACGTGGAGCAAGTGGCGGCTGCGGTGACCGCGCGAACGAAGGCGGTCATCGCGGTGCATCTTTACGGCTTCCCGCTGGCGCTCGATGAACTGGCACACTTCTGCCGTACGCGCGGGATCGCCTTGATCGAGGATTGTTCCCATGCGCACGGAGCGCGCTGGCGCGGCAAACACGTGGGTACGTTCGGGGTTGCAGGATGCTTCAGCGCCGGGGTGGTGAAGAACTTGGGAGCTTACGGGGATGCCGGATTTGTGACTACGAACGAGGCGTCACTGGCGAGCAAGATTCGTTTACTGCAGGCGCACGGGCAAGCTCGGAAAAACGACCATCAGCTCTATGGATTCAACAGCCGCCTGGATGAACTGCAAGCAGCGGTGTTGCGGGTCAAGCTGCGGCATTTGGACAAGCGCAACGCGCGCCGGCGTGCCATCGCTGCGTTTTACCGAGAACGTTTTGCAGACTTGCCCGTTCGTGTCCCCACCGAGCCGGAAGAGAGCGAGTGCGTGTATCACCAGTTTGTTTTGCGTACTGCCAAGCGAGACGCGTTGCAGAGCTTCCTCCAGGAGTCCGGTGTGGACACCGGAGTGCATTACCCGGTGCCGTTGCATCGCCAGCCCGCCTGGCAGGCATCGTATTATGGTTATCGCGATTCGTTCCCCCGAGCAGAGGCATATGCGGCCGAGCTACTGTCCCTTCCGGTGTTTCCTGACCTTTCCGATGCGGAAGTGGAACATGTGGCCCGAGCGGTGCGCCGGTTTTTTCTGTCATGA